One window from the genome of Deinococcus aerolatus encodes:
- the uvrB gene encoding excinuclease ABC subunit UvrB has product MLKIKSEFTPSGDQPTAIRSLVDGLESGLRYQTLLGATGTGKTYSVAKVIEETSRPALIMAPNKILTAQLASEFREFFPDAAVEFFISYYDYYQPEAYVPGKDLFIEKDAAINQEIERLRHSTTRSLLTRRDTIVVASVSCIYGLGDPKEYTALNLILKKGDAVGRDEILGRLIGMQYERNDIEMMPGRFRVKGEMIEVWPAYDEQPLRIELWGDDVERIAVVHPLTGDRLAELDATVVYPAKHYVSSAGNIERAIVTIQEELEQRLEYFKSTGKLLEAQRIKERTLYDLEMLKVLGYCSGIENYSRHIDGRAPGMTPYTMLDYFPDDFITFIDESHVTVPQIGGMANGDRARKQTLVDYGFRLPSAMDNRPLNFEEFMAKTGQTIYVSATPGPFEREVSDSIADQIIRPTGLVDPPVSVQPITGQIEDLLGRVRQRAAIGERTLVTTLTKRMSEDLTEYLLEKGVKARYMHSDIDSVERQVIIRDLRLGHYDVLVGINLLREGLDLPEVSLVAILDADKPGFLRSERALIQTIGRAARNLNGEVILYGDSITPAMRSAIDETARRREKQTAYNLEHGITPTTIIKGVRNVIRGEEQPEEIGSAGLGEDRDALTAQLTDLELDMWQASEDLDFERAASLRDQIRAIEAKLQGKEFKQATVPGQKVRARGRR; this is encoded by the coding sequence ATGCTCAAGATCAAATCCGAGTTCACGCCGTCCGGCGATCAGCCCACCGCCATCCGCTCTCTGGTGGACGGGCTGGAATCAGGACTGCGGTACCAGACGCTGCTGGGGGCAACGGGCACAGGAAAAACCTACAGCGTCGCCAAGGTGATTGAGGAAACGAGCCGTCCCGCGTTAATCATGGCCCCCAACAAGATTCTCACGGCCCAGCTCGCCTCCGAGTTCCGCGAGTTCTTCCCTGACGCTGCCGTTGAATTCTTTATCAGCTACTACGATTACTACCAGCCCGAGGCCTACGTGCCGGGCAAGGACCTGTTTATCGAGAAGGACGCGGCGATCAACCAGGAAATTGAACGCCTGCGCCATTCCACCACCCGCAGCCTGCTGACGCGGCGCGACACCATCGTGGTGGCCTCGGTGAGCTGCATCTACGGCCTGGGCGATCCCAAGGAGTACACGGCGCTGAACCTGATTCTCAAGAAGGGGGACGCGGTGGGCCGCGACGAGATTCTGGGCCGCTTGATCGGCATGCAGTACGAGCGCAACGACATCGAGATGATGCCGGGCCGCTTCCGGGTCAAGGGCGAGATGATCGAGGTCTGGCCCGCCTACGACGAGCAGCCGCTGCGCATCGAGCTGTGGGGCGACGATGTGGAGCGCATTGCCGTGGTGCATCCGCTGACCGGGGACCGGCTGGCCGAGCTGGACGCCACGGTGGTCTACCCGGCCAAGCATTACGTGTCCAGCGCGGGCAACATCGAGCGGGCCATCGTGACCATTCAGGAGGAGCTGGAGCAGCGCCTGGAGTACTTCAAGTCCACCGGCAAGCTGCTTGAAGCCCAGCGCATCAAGGAGCGCACCCTCTACGACCTGGAGATGCTCAAGGTGCTGGGCTACTGCTCGGGCATCGAGAACTACTCGCGTCACATCGACGGCCGCGCCCCCGGCATGACGCCGTACACCATGCTGGACTACTTTCCGGACGATTTCATCACCTTTATCGACGAGTCGCACGTCACCGTGCCGCAGATCGGCGGGATGGCGAACGGGGACCGTGCCCGCAAGCAGACGCTAGTGGACTACGGGTTCCGCCTGCCCAGCGCGATGGACAACCGCCCGCTGAACTTCGAGGAATTCATGGCCAAGACCGGGCAGACCATCTACGTGTCGGCCACGCCCGGCCCCTTCGAGCGGGAGGTCAGCGACAGCATTGCCGATCAGATTATCCGTCCCACCGGACTGGTGGACCCGCCTGTGTCGGTGCAGCCCATCACCGGCCAGATCGAGGACCTGCTGGGCCGGGTGCGGCAGCGCGCCGCCATCGGTGAGCGCACCCTGGTCACCACCCTGACCAAGCGCATGTCCGAGGACCTGACCGAGTACCTGCTGGAAAAGGGCGTCAAGGCACGCTACATGCACAGCGACATCGACAGCGTGGAGCGGCAGGTCATCATCCGGGATCTGCGGCTGGGCCATTACGACGTGCTGGTGGGCATCAATTTGCTGCGCGAGGGGCTGGACCTGCCGGAAGTCTCTCTGGTTGCCATTCTGGACGCCGACAAGCCCGGCTTCCTGAGAAGTGAGCGCGCCCTGATCCAGACCATTGGCCGCGCCGCCCGCAACCTGAACGGCGAGGTGATTCTGTACGGCGACTCGATCACGCCGGCCATGCGCAGTGCCATCGACGAGACCGCCCGCCGCCGCGAGAAGCAGACCGCCTACAACCTGGAACACGGCATCACGCCCACCACCATCATCAAGGGCGTGCGCAACGTCATTCGCGGCGAGGAACAGCCTGAGGAGATCGGCAGCGCTGGCCTGGGGGAGGACCGCGACGCGCTGACCGCCCAGCTGACTGATCTGGAACTGGACATGTGGCAGGCCTCGGAAGATCTGGACTTCGAGCGGGCCGCGTCCTTGCGCGATCAGATCCGGGCCATCGAGGCCAAGTTGCAGGGCAAGGAGTTCAAGCAGGCGACGGTGCCGGGGCAGAAGGTGCGGGCGCGCGGACGACGGTAG
- a CDS encoding DinB family protein produces MMGLQEFLADNYRTELTAFRAVLNGIPDEAFGIDRLGHSPAWHALHIADWLRLTVLGDRTANYHYLGWEDKDWAQAMRTDAAPVQQDASKADILARLDTVGEQAVAYLQNASDADMEGMTFSPSAPTGERPRLAAVGLHLRHIAYHRGQVVIGQKD; encoded by the coding sequence ATGATGGGTCTTCAGGAATTTCTGGCCGACAACTACCGCACCGAACTGACTGCCTTTCGCGCGGTGCTGAACGGCATCCCGGACGAAGCGTTCGGCATTGATCGCCTGGGCCACAGTCCCGCGTGGCACGCGCTGCACATCGCCGACTGGCTGCGCCTGACCGTGCTGGGTGACCGGACGGCCAACTACCACTACCTGGGCTGGGAGGACAAGGACTGGGCGCAGGCCATGAGAACGGACGCCGCCCCCGTGCAGCAGGACGCCTCTAAAGCGGACATCCTGGCGCGGCTGGATACGGTGGGCGAGCAGGCGGTGGCTTACCTGCAAAACGCCAGCGACGCCGATATGGAGGGCATGACCTTTTCCCCCAGCGCACCGACCGGCGAACGTCCGCGTCTGGCTGCCGTGGGGCTGCACCTGCGGCACATTGCCTACCACCGGGGCCAAGTGGTGATAGGGCAGAAGGACTGA
- a CDS encoding LysR family transcriptional regulator, translating to MELRHLRHFVALAEEEHFGRAAERVFVVQQALSNSVRNLEEEVGVPLVLRTTRRVQLTPAGQEFLVGARETLALAGQTVDRARRAARGEVGRLTVGFVSGLAFGGLPEIVRRFRELYPNVSVDLRELTAHEQEAGLRGGVLDVGLMLLPVRAASLDSRALWRQPLVAALPAGHPLARKRKLKISDLAPEPFVFFPRQLRATYFDQVMRWCAGADFTPNVVQEAIEVPTLLSLVAAGVGVFLPIEFFNRLSLPGVVYRPMEDAPLVDIVAVWRRDEGGNPVVRAFLGVAEEMLAADKGQPAE from the coding sequence ATGGAACTGCGTCACCTGCGCCATTTTGTCGCGCTGGCCGAGGAGGAACACTTCGGGCGGGCTGCCGAGCGCGTGTTCGTGGTGCAGCAGGCCCTGAGCAACAGCGTCCGCAACCTGGAAGAGGAGGTGGGCGTGCCGCTGGTGCTGCGGACCACCCGCCGCGTGCAGCTGACCCCCGCCGGGCAGGAGTTCCTGGTGGGCGCCCGCGAGACGCTGGCGCTGGCCGGCCAGACCGTGGACCGCGCCCGCCGCGCCGCGCGGGGCGAGGTGGGCCGCCTGACCGTGGGCTTCGTGAGCGGGCTGGCCTTCGGCGGCCTGCCGGAAATCGTGCGGCGGTTCCGTGAGTTGTACCCCAATGTCAGCGTCGATCTGCGCGAGCTGACCGCCCACGAGCAGGAGGCCGGGCTGCGCGGCGGCGTGCTGGACGTGGGCCTGATGCTGCTGCCGGTGCGCGCCGCCAGCCTGGATTCCCGGGCGCTGTGGCGCCAGCCGCTGGTGGCGGCCCTGCCCGCCGGACACCCGCTGGCCCGCAAGCGGAAGCTCAAGATCTCCGACCTGGCCCCCGAACCCTTCGTGTTCTTTCCGCGCCAGTTGCGCGCCACCTATTTCGATCAGGTGATGCGCTGGTGCGCCGGGGCCGACTTCACCCCCAACGTCGTGCAGGAGGCCATCGAGGTTCCCACGCTGCTGTCGCTGGTGGCGGCGGGCGTGGGCGTGTTTCTGCCCATCGAATTCTTCAACCGCCTGTCGCTGCCCGGCGTGGTCTACCGCCCCATGGAGGACGCCCCGCTGGTCGACATTGTGGCCGTATGGCGGCGCGACGAGGGTGGAAATCCGGTGGTCCGCGCCTTTCTGGGCGTGGCCGAGGAGATGCTGGCGGCAGATAAGGGCCAGCCAGCCGAATAG
- the purL gene encoding phosphoribosylformylglycinamidine synthase subunit PurL: MTQSTSQPQPLRSQAATFGLSEGEYDLLVSSIGREPNALEAAIVGAMWSEHCGYKNSRPLFSAFPTTGPQVLQGPGENAGVVDIGEGWGVAFKMESHNHPSAVEPVQGAATGVGGILRDIFAMGARPFAVLDSLRFGNPDSPRTRFLVNGVVEGIAHYGNAIGVPTVGGEVTFHPSYQENPLVNVMALGLLRHEDLATGTMGEVGNQIIYVGSKTGRDGLGGAVFASADLSEASQADRPAVQVGDPFMEKLLLEATLEAIESGVVAGVQDMGAAGLVSSTCEMAYRAGLGITMDLDRVPTRESGMVPMELCLSESQERMILVPVPGREQELYSLLDKWELDVVNIGQVESHNNYRLTWKGEVVCDLPVALLNEAPKYTREGVESPEIRAARERDLSGVPQPGDAGAVLLELLSHPTIASKRPIFQRFDHQVMTNTVVVPGAADAAVMRVKGSRLGVAATSDCNPRFVQLDPYTGAAAAVAEAARNLACVGATPLAITDNLNFGNPHRPEVYYQMQQSVQGIADACRALNTPVTGGNVSLYNQYTQGDERVAIHPTPTIGMVGVLPDISKRATLGLKAAGQTLYLLGEHADSIGASQYLETVHGLEAGRVPPLDLGLEQRVIDGTLALIRAGLTDTAHDAAEGGLAVALAEMAMAGSIGLSVTLDAPAEVRTDALLFGEAHSRVVVAVQDADATEKTLRELGVPFVRLGQSGGDTVTVTAPTRGLHLSVNLAALTLAYESPLVGILG; encoded by the coding sequence ATGACCCAATCCACCTCCCAACCTCAGCCCCTCCGTTCCCAGGCGGCCACCTTTGGCCTGTCCGAAGGCGAATACGATCTTCTGGTGTCCAGCATCGGGCGTGAGCCGAATGCCCTGGAGGCCGCCATCGTCGGCGCGATGTGGTCCGAACACTGCGGCTACAAAAACTCGCGCCCGCTGTTTTCCGCCTTTCCCACCACCGGGCCGCAGGTGCTGCAAGGCCCCGGCGAGAACGCGGGTGTGGTGGACATCGGCGAGGGCTGGGGCGTGGCCTTCAAGATGGAATCGCACAACCACCCGTCGGCCGTGGAACCCGTGCAGGGCGCGGCGACGGGCGTGGGCGGCATCCTGCGCGACATCTTTGCAATGGGGGCGCGGCCTTTCGCCGTGCTGGACAGCCTGCGCTTCGGCAACCCCGACAGCCCCCGCACCCGCTTTCTGGTAAACGGCGTGGTGGAGGGCATCGCCCATTACGGCAACGCGATTGGTGTGCCCACCGTGGGCGGCGAGGTCACCTTTCACCCCAGCTATCAGGAAAACCCACTGGTTAACGTGATGGCGCTGGGCCTGCTGAGGCACGAGGATCTGGCGACGGGCACGATGGGCGAGGTGGGCAACCAGATCATCTACGTCGGTTCCAAGACCGGGCGCGACGGGCTGGGCGGTGCGGTGTTTGCCTCGGCGGACCTGTCGGAGGCCAGCCAGGCCGACCGCCCCGCCGTTCAGGTGGGCGATCCTTTCATGGAAAAGCTGCTGCTGGAAGCCACCCTGGAAGCCATCGAGTCCGGCGTGGTGGCGGGCGTGCAGGACATGGGCGCGGCGGGTCTGGTGTCCAGCACCTGCGAGATGGCCTACCGCGCCGGGCTGGGCATCACCATGGATCTGGATAGGGTCCCAACCCGCGAGTCCGGCATGGTGCCGATGGAGCTGTGCCTGTCCGAATCGCAGGAGCGAATGATTCTGGTGCCGGTGCCGGGCCGCGAGCAGGAACTGTATAGCCTGCTGGACAAGTGGGAACTGGACGTGGTGAACATCGGGCAGGTGGAATCGCACAACAATTACCGCCTGACCTGGAAGGGCGAGGTGGTGTGTGACCTGCCCGTCGCCCTGCTGAACGAGGCCCCCAAATACACCCGCGAGGGCGTGGAATCCCCGGAGATCAGGGCGGCCCGCGAACGCGATCTGAGCGGTGTGCCCCAGCCCGGCGACGCTGGCGCAGTGCTACTGGAACTGCTGTCTCACCCCACCATCGCCAGCAAGCGCCCGATCTTCCAGCGCTTTGACCATCAGGTGATGACCAATACGGTGGTGGTGCCCGGTGCCGCCGACGCCGCGGTGATGCGCGTCAAGGGCAGCCGTCTGGGCGTGGCCGCAACCTCGGACTGCAACCCGCGTTTCGTGCAGCTCGATCCGTACACCGGGGCCGCCGCCGCCGTCGCCGAGGCTGCACGCAACCTGGCCTGCGTGGGGGCCACGCCGCTGGCCATCACCGATAACCTCAACTTCGGCAACCCGCACCGCCCCGAGGTCTATTACCAGATGCAACAGTCGGTGCAGGGCATCGCGGACGCCTGCCGGGCGCTGAACACGCCGGTCACGGGCGGCAACGTCAGCCTGTACAACCAGTACACCCAGGGCGACGAGCGCGTGGCGATTCATCCCACCCCGACGATCGGTATGGTGGGCGTGCTGCCTGACATTTCCAAGCGGGCCACCCTGGGCCTCAAGGCGGCGGGGCAGACGCTGTATCTGCTGGGCGAACACGCGGACAGCATCGGGGCCTCGCAGTACCTGGAAACGGTGCATGGGCTGGAAGCCGGGCGGGTACCCCCGCTGGACCTGGGGCTGGAGCAGCGGGTCATTGACGGCACGCTGGCCCTGATTCGCGCGGGCCTGACCGACACCGCCCACGACGCAGCCGAGGGTGGGCTGGCCGTGGCCCTGGCCGAGATGGCGATGGCCGGGAGCATTGGGCTCAGCGTGACGCTGGACGCCCCCGCCGAGGTCCGCACCGACGCCCTGCTGTTCGGCGAGGCCCACAGCCGCGTCGTGGTGGCCGTGCAGGACGCAGACGCCACCGAAAAGACACTGCGTGAACTGGGCGTGCCGTTCGTGCGCCTGGGCCAGAGCGGAGGCGATACGGTCACGGTCACGGCCCCGACACGCGGCCTACACTTGAGTGTGAACCTCGCGGCGCTGACCCTGGCCTATGAATCTCCGCTCGTGGGGATTCTGGGATGA
- a CDS encoding DMT family transporter → MSLSRPSGPAATTLAPLLFVLLWSTGFVGIKGAALNADPFAFLSVRFVLAALLMAGLTLALRAPWPRGRAQWTQAAVSGLLLHAGYLGAVAYGIAQDLPAGVMSVIVGLQPLLTGLLSGPLLGEAVSTRQWAGLGLGFVGVVLVVLGREAGSGAYAAPALLAAVFALLATTLGTLYQRRSGADIPLLGGTAGQYAASAAAMLVLTALHGGAYIHWNTEFIVSLVWLTLALSVGAVLLLLTLIRRMPAARVSSLFYLVPPLVVLQAYVLYGERLTPLALTGLLGCVGGVLLASAAPGMWGAVTRGRAG, encoded by the coding sequence GTGTCTCTCTCCCGCCCGTCCGGCCCGGCGGCCACCACGCTGGCCCCGCTGCTGTTCGTCCTGCTGTGGAGCACGGGGTTTGTAGGCATCAAGGGCGCGGCCCTGAACGCTGACCCCTTTGCCTTTCTGAGCGTGCGCTTTGTGCTGGCGGCGCTGCTGATGGCCGGGCTGACGCTGGCGCTGCGGGCGCCGTGGCCGCGTGGCCGGGCGCAGTGGACCCAGGCGGCGGTGAGCGGGCTGCTGCTGCACGCCGGCTACCTGGGGGCCGTTGCCTACGGCATCGCGCAGGACCTGCCTGCCGGGGTGATGTCGGTGATCGTGGGTCTGCAACCCCTGCTGACGGGGCTGCTGTCGGGGCCGCTGCTGGGAGAGGCGGTCAGCACGCGGCAGTGGGCGGGCCTGGGCCTGGGCTTCGTGGGCGTGGTGCTGGTGGTGCTGGGCCGCGAGGCTGGCAGCGGCGCCTACGCGGCTCCCGCGCTGCTGGCCGCCGTGTTCGCGCTGCTGGCCACGACGCTGGGCACGCTGTACCAGCGGCGTTCGGGGGCGGATATTCCGCTGCTGGGCGGCACGGCAGGGCAGTACGCGGCCAGCGCGGCGGCCATGCTGGTGCTGACCGCCCTGCACGGCGGGGCCTACATCCACTGGAACACGGAGTTCATCGTGTCGCTAGTGTGGCTGACGCTGGCGCTGTCGGTGGGCGCGGTGCTACTGCTGCTCACGCTGATTCGCCGGATGCCCGCCGCCCGCGTGAGCAGCCTGTTCTATCTGGTGCCGCCGCTGGTGGTGCTCCAGGCCTACGTTCTGTACGGCGAACGCCTCACCCCCCTGGCCTTGACCGGCCTGCTGGGCTGCGTGGGCGGCGTGCTGCTGGCGAGTGCGGCGCCGGGGATGTGGGGAGCAGTTACGCGGGGGCGGGCCGGGTAA
- the purF gene encoding amidophosphoribosyltransferase → MTLPEPPSSFPLAALSENDFGTDKPREECGVFGLYSPVPNDLAWLTYLGMFALQHRGQEAAGMCVSDGEKFHVEKDLGLVTQVFDERRLDSVRLPNARVSIGHVRYSTTGSNLRFNAQPLTTRTNKGILGMAHNGNFVNALEVRAEMLGEGALFQTTNDSEVMLNLIARESHMDLVEATAAAMRRLKGGYACVLMNRHALIGFRDPHGVRPLVIGQRDDGAYAMASEPCALYAVGARLLRDVQPGELVWVDRDGLHSLMVEPRAPTPCAFEWIYFARSDSQLDGIDTHASRIRMGEQLAREFPVDADIVVPVPDSGIGAAIGYARQSGIPFDYGLYKNPYAGRTFIAPTQEARELKVKMKLSPTSAVRGKRVILVDDSIVRGTTSRQIVNLLRDAGATEVHFRVCSPPITHPCFYGIDTAARKELVASTHTQEEIRQLIGADTLAFISERGLREAVGGPGLCLACFNGDYPAGTPLLNDVDKLALEG, encoded by the coding sequence ATGACCCTCCCTGAGCCCCCGTCCTCCTTCCCGCTCGCGGCCCTGTCCGAGAACGACTTCGGCACCGACAAGCCGCGCGAGGAATGCGGCGTCTTCGGCCTGTACTCTCCGGTGCCCAACGATCTGGCGTGGCTGACCTACCTGGGCATGTTCGCGTTGCAGCACCGGGGCCAGGAAGCGGCGGGCATGTGCGTGTCGGACGGCGAGAAATTCCACGTCGAGAAGGACCTGGGACTGGTCACGCAGGTCTTCGACGAGCGCCGTCTGGACAGCGTGCGGCTGCCCAACGCCCGCGTCAGCATCGGGCACGTGCGCTACAGCACCACCGGCTCAAATCTGCGCTTCAACGCCCAGCCGCTGACCACCCGCACCAACAAGGGCATCCTGGGCATGGCGCACAACGGCAACTTCGTGAACGCGCTGGAGGTGCGCGCCGAGATGCTGGGCGAGGGCGCGCTGTTCCAGACCACCAACGACTCCGAGGTGATGCTGAACCTGATTGCCCGCGAGAGCCACATGGATCTGGTGGAGGCCACCGCCGCCGCCATGCGCCGCCTGAAGGGCGGGTACGCCTGCGTCCTGATGAACCGCCACGCCCTGATCGGCTTCCGTGATCCGCACGGCGTCCGTCCCCTGGTGATCGGGCAGCGCGACGACGGCGCGTACGCAATGGCCAGCGAACCCTGTGCGTTGTACGCGGTGGGGGCGCGGCTGCTGCGCGACGTGCAGCCCGGCGAACTGGTCTGGGTGGACAGAGACGGCCTGCACAGCCTGATGGTGGAGCCGCGTGCGCCCACACCCTGCGCCTTCGAGTGGATCTACTTTGCCCGCAGCGACAGCCAGCTGGACGGCATTGACACGCACGCCAGCCGCATCCGCATGGGCGAGCAGCTGGCCCGCGAATTCCCGGTGGACGCGGATATCGTCGTGCCGGTGCCCGACAGCGGCATCGGCGCGGCCATCGGCTACGCGCGCCAGAGCGGGATACCCTTTGACTACGGTCTGTACAAGAACCCCTACGCGGGCCGCACCTTCATCGCCCCCACGCAGGAGGCCCGCGAGCTGAAGGTCAAGATGAAACTCTCGCCCACCAGCGCCGTGCGGGGCAAGCGCGTGATTCTGGTGGACGACAGCATCGTGCGCGGCACCACCTCGCGCCAGATTGTCAACCTGCTGCGCGACGCGGGCGCCACCGAGGTGCATTTCCGGGTGTGCAGCCCGCCCATCACGCACCCGTGCTTCTACGGCATCGACACCGCCGCTCGCAAGGAACTGGTCGCCAGCACGCACACCCAGGAGGAAATCCGGCAGCTGATCGGCGCGGACACCCTGGCCTTCATCAGCGAGCGGGGTCTGCGTGAGGCGGTGGGCGGGCCGGGGCTGTGCCTGGCGTGCTTCAACGGCGACTACCCGGCGGGAACCCCACTGCTGAACGACGTGGACAAGCTGGCGCTGGAGGGCTGA
- the purS gene encoding phosphoribosylformylglycinamidine synthase subunit PurS, with amino-acid sequence MSHYHARVYVTLKPSILDPQGRTVERALSHLEHANVSGVRVGKLIELRLSGERAEVEAQLRDITQNVLSNPVMEDARWEVEEVALEPA; translated from the coding sequence CATGCCCGCGTTTACGTCACCCTCAAGCCCAGCATTCTTGATCCGCAGGGGCGCACCGTGGAACGCGCCCTGTCGCATCTGGAACACGCCAATGTCAGCGGCGTGCGCGTGGGCAAACTGATCGAGCTGCGCCTGAGCGGTGAGCGTGCCGAGGTCGAAGCCCAGCTGCGCGACATCACCCAGAACGTCCTGAGCAACCCCGTGATGGAAGACGCCCGCTGGGAAGTGGAAGAAGTGGCGCTGGAGCCAGCGTGA
- a CDS encoding cupin domain-containing protein codes for MSLPQTVNLPEKFGQFTERWQPKIVAELNGQHVKIARIAGEFEWHAHEQEDELFMVVRGVLRLKFRDSEAVVNEGELIVVPRGVEHLPVAETEETWIMMFEPASTVNTGTAGGERTVTELQRL; via the coding sequence GTGAGCCTGCCGCAGACGGTGAACCTGCCCGAAAAGTTCGGCCAGTTCACGGAGCGCTGGCAGCCCAAAATCGTCGCTGAACTCAACGGCCAGCACGTCAAGATCGCCCGCATCGCTGGAGAGTTCGAGTGGCACGCGCACGAGCAGGAGGACGAGCTGTTCATGGTGGTGCGCGGAGTGCTGCGCCTGAAGTTCCGGGACAGCGAGGCGGTGGTCAACGAGGGCGAGCTGATCGTGGTGCCGCGTGGCGTGGAACACCTGCCTGTCGCCGAGACCGAGGAAACGTGGATCATGATGTTCGAGCCTGCCTCCACCGTGAACACCGGAACGGCAGGTGGCGAACGCACCGTGACGGAGTTGCAAAGACTATGA
- the purQ gene encoding phosphoribosylformylglycinamidine synthase subunit PurQ, which translates to MKTAVIQFPGSNCDADALHAARLTLDPDAQFVWHTEAGLPDGTELVFVPGGFSYGDHLRSGAIAARSPIMAAVKAHAERGGFVLGVCNGFQVLTEAGLLPGALGRNRDLHFSCQPVHLRVNNATAFTSAYRQGQTIEIPIAHGEGNYYADAETVARLEGEGRVVFRYLDNPNGSLNDIAGIVNERGNVLGMMPHPERAVEALLGGEDGRGVFQSLQGALVK; encoded by the coding sequence ATGAAAACGGCAGTCATTCAATTCCCCGGCTCCAACTGCGACGCCGACGCCCTGCACGCCGCCCGCCTGACCCTGGACCCGGACGCGCAGTTCGTGTGGCACACTGAGGCGGGGCTGCCGGACGGCACCGAACTGGTCTTCGTGCCCGGCGGCTTTTCCTACGGCGATCACCTGCGCAGCGGCGCGATTGCCGCCCGCAGCCCGATCATGGCGGCGGTGAAAGCGCACGCCGAACGCGGCGGCTTTGTGCTGGGCGTGTGCAACGGCTTTCAGGTGCTGACCGAGGCGGGCCTGCTGCCCGGTGCGCTGGGCCGCAACCGTGACCTGCACTTTTCCTGCCAGCCGGTGCATCTGCGCGTTAACAACGCGACGGCGTTTACCTCGGCCTACCGCCAGGGCCAGACCATCGAAATCCCCATCGCGCACGGCGAGGGCAACTACTACGCGGATGCCGAGACCGTGGCACGGCTGGAGGGCGAGGGCCGCGTGGTGTTCCGTTACCTCGACAACCCCAACGGCAGCCTCAACGACATCGCTGGCATCGTGAACGAACGCGGCAACGTGCTGGGCATGATGCCCCACCCCGAACGGGCTGTAGAGGCCCTGCTGGGCGGCGAGGACGGGCGCGGCGTCTTTCAGAGCCTGCAAGGAGCACTGGTCAAATGA